A window from Zingiber officinale cultivar Zhangliang chromosome 7A, Zo_v1.1, whole genome shotgun sequence encodes these proteins:
- the LOC121999777 gene encoding leucine-rich repeat receptor-like serine/threonine-protein kinase SKM1: MATAWRSALRFREPWPLHHPHYRCYYQLPLVMLCWLIIILASFLVEGTGVEGRVSSKGCLQGERDALLHYKAAIRDPSDRLSSWQEAQGDDCCSWTGVVCYNVTERAAYNDFEGSQIPPLVGSLHELSTMISTLVEPLPSFGFDEMAILETMPVSSGSESITLDTKGSQLTYSSILYLVKSIDLSNNELTNEIPEELGYLAGLQTLNLSRNYFKGKILDSIGGMSSLETLDLSFNNLSGVIPQGVSQLNALNHLNLSYNNLSGNIPYGNQL, from the exons ATGGCAACGGCCTGGAGAAGCGCACTTCGTTTCCGTGAGCCATGGCCACTGCACCACCCCCACTACCGCTGCTACTATCAGCTTCCTCTTGTCATGCTTTGTTGGCTCATCATCATCCTCGCCTCCTTTCTTGTGGAGGGAACTGGAGTAGAAGGGAGAGTGAGCAGTAAGGGCTGCTTGCAAGGGGAGAGAGATGCTCTCTTGCATTACAAAGCCGCCATCCGAGATCCTTCCGACCGCTTGTCTTCGTGGCAGGAGGCCCAAGGAGACGACTGCTGCTCATGGACTGGCGTAGTCTGCTACAACGTAACAGAACGGGCAGC TTACAATGACTTTGAGGGCTCCCAAATTCCACCTCTCGTTGGTTCTCTTCACGAACTCAG CACAATGATTTCGACATTAGTAGAACCACTTCCATCCTTTGGGTTTGACGAAATGGCAATATTAGAGACAATGCCAGTTTCTAGCGGAAGTGAAAGTATTACTCTAGACACAAAAGGAAGCCAACTTACCTATTCATCTATCCTTTATCTTGTGAAGAGTATAGACCTTTCAAACAATGAATTGACAAATGAGATTCCTGAAGAATTAGGATATCTTGCTGGACTCCAGACTTTGAATTTATCAAGGAATTACTTCAAAGGCAAGATCCTAGATAGCATCGGTGGAATGAGTTCATTGGAAACTTTGGATTTGTCTTTTAATAATTTATCAGGAGTTATTCCTCAAGGCGTGTCACAATTAAATGCTTTGAACCATTTGAATTTATCTTATAACAACCTGTCTGGAAACATTCCCTATGGAAATCAGCTTTAA